From the genome of Planktothrix sp. FACHB-1365, one region includes:
- the psbC gene encoding photosystem II reaction center protein CP43, translated as MVTLSNTSYVSGRDQDSTGFAWWAGNARLINLSGKLLGAHVAHAGLIVFWAGAMTLFEVAHFIPEKPMYEQGAILIPHMATLGWGVGPGGEVIDVFPYFVIGVLHLISSAVLGLGGIYHAVRGPEVLEEYSSFFGYDWKDKNQMTNIIGYHLILLGLGAFLLVFKAMFFGGVYDTWAPGGGDVRIITNPTLNPGAIFGYLTKAPFGGEGWIIGVDNMEDIIGGHIWIGLICISGGIWHILTKPFGWARRAFIWSGEAYLSYSLGALSLMGFIAASYVWFNNTAYPSEFYGPTNAESSQAQSFVFLVRDQKLGANIGSAQGPTGLGKYLMRSPTGEIIFGGETMRFWDFRGPWLEPLRGPNGLDLNKLRNDIQPWQIRRASEYMTHAPNGSINSVGGIITEAQGFNYVNPRAWLAGFHFIMGFFFLVGHLWHAGRARAAVAGFEKGIDRKSEAVLSMPTLD; from the coding sequence GTGGTAACGCTCTCTAATACTTCTTATGTCAGCGGCCGTGACCAAGATTCCACAGGATTTGCTTGGTGGGCGGGTAACGCTCGTCTGATTAATTTGTCTGGTAAGTTGCTGGGCGCTCACGTTGCTCACGCTGGTTTGATCGTATTCTGGGCTGGGGCAATGACCCTGTTTGAAGTGGCTCACTTCATTCCTGAAAAGCCCATGTATGAACAAGGCGCGATCCTGATCCCCCACATGGCAACCCTCGGATGGGGTGTTGGCCCTGGTGGTGAAGTGATTGATGTCTTCCCCTATTTTGTGATTGGGGTTCTGCACTTAATTTCCTCTGCGGTTCTGGGTTTAGGCGGGATTTATCATGCCGTTCGTGGCCCTGAAGTTTTAGAAGAATATTCTTCTTTCTTTGGCTATGACTGGAAAGACAAAAACCAAATGACCAATATTATCGGGTATCACCTGATTTTGTTAGGTCTGGGTGCTTTCCTGTTGGTGTTCAAAGCCATGTTCTTTGGTGGTGTTTATGACACTTGGGCGCCCGGTGGTGGTGATGTTCGCATCATTACCAATCCTACCCTCAACCCAGGGGCGATCTTTGGCTATCTGACCAAAGCTCCCTTCGGTGGAGAAGGCTGGATCATCGGTGTTGACAACATGGAAGACATCATCGGTGGTCATATTTGGATTGGTCTGATCTGCATTTCGGGCGGCATCTGGCACATCCTCACCAAACCGTTTGGCTGGGCGCGTCGCGCTTTCATCTGGTCTGGAGAAGCTTATCTGTCCTACAGCTTAGGCGCTCTGTCCCTGATGGGCTTTATCGCCGCTTCTTATGTTTGGTTCAATAACACCGCTTATCCTAGCGAATTCTACGGCCCCACAAACGCTGAATCTTCTCAAGCTCAGTCCTTTGTGTTCTTAGTCCGTGACCAAAAACTCGGTGCCAATATCGGTTCCGCTCAAGGCCCGACAGGTCTGGGTAAATACCTGATGCGTTCTCCGACCGGTGAAATCATCTTCGGTGGTGAAACCATGCGCTTCTGGGATTTCCGTGGCCCTTGGTTAGAGCCTCTGCGTGGCCCCAACGGTCTTGACCTGAATAAGCTGAGAAACGATATCCAACCTTGGCAAATTCGCCGTGCTTCTGAGTACATGACTCACGCTCCTAACGGTTCTATTAACTCTGTGGGTGGGATCATTACTGAAGCTCAAGGGTTTAACTATGTTAACCCCCGTGCTTGGTTGGCTGGTTTCCACTTCATTATGGGCTTCTTCTTCTTAGTTGGTCACTTATGGCACGCAGGTCGCGCTCGTGCTGCGGTGGCTGGCTTTGAGAAAGGTATTGACCGGA